In Kiritimatiellia bacterium, a single window of DNA contains:
- a CDS encoding tetratricopeptide repeat protein → MHAWRQTLKVVAGAWLLAGFCAGPADADLMIFAFASWAKAAEPAAPPDAPPQEPAQTREALREINRRLDQAYGNMNRGRIQDALAQLRSVLKLDPKNHRARFGLGNIMIQLQQYEEGRDIFEALVAENPGDYSLKNNLAWLYATAKDNHIRNGARALELAQDALLLAPKDYHVWSTLSESYYILGQYARAERAAQIAFDLAAAERGTERNIAEYRRQMEKCRRAAEAMSIIE, encoded by the coding sequence ATGCATGCATGGCGCCAAACCCTGAAGGTCGTCGCGGGGGCGTGGCTGCTGGCCGGGTTTTGCGCCGGCCCGGCGGACGCGGACCTGATGATTTTCGCCTTCGCCAGCTGGGCCAAGGCGGCCGAGCCCGCGGCGCCCCCGGACGCGCCGCCGCAGGAACCGGCGCAGACCCGCGAGGCGCTCCGCGAGATCAACCGGCGCCTGGACCAGGCCTACGGCAACATGAACCGGGGTCGCATCCAGGACGCCCTCGCCCAGCTCCGCAGCGTGCTGAAGTTAGACCCCAAGAACCACCGCGCCCGGTTCGGCCTGGGTAACATCATGATCCAACTTCAGCAGTACGAGGAAGGCCGCGACATCTTCGAGGCCCTCGTCGCGGAGAACCCGGGCGACTACTCGCTCAAGAACAACCTGGCCTGGCTCTACGCGACGGCCAAGGACAACCACATCCGCAACGGGGCCCGCGCCCTGGAGCTCGCGCAGGACGCGCTGCTCCTGGCCCCCAAGGATTACCACGTCTGGAGCACGCTGTCGGAGTCCTACTACATCCTCGGCCAGTACGCCCGGGCGGAGCGCGCCGCCCAGATCGCCTTCGACCTCGCCGCCGCGGAACGGGGCACCGAGCGCAACATCGCCGAGTACCGGCGCCAGATGGAGAAATGCCGCCGCGCCGCCGAGGCCATGTCCATCATCGAATGA
- the lon gene encoding endopeptidase La, with translation MSETPEPGGAAPVPPAEPQNGERTNSFPPVLPVLPMSDLVLFPSMVAPLVVNTPKSTRLIDAVTGGPRLLITVLQKSRAASDDAVGFTDLYEYGCVARLIKMLKFPDETVRILVQGLSRCRLARPHENPGYLETYHAILKDEVEDSVETMALARNASQKFQEIITLSPTLPEELKIAVFNVDGPGALTDLIASHLNMSLEDRQALLEEYRVKGRLSRLTTLLNREFEVLRMGTEIQHKVSENFAKTQREFFLREQMKAIRQELGEKDQQQMEGQEIEKKIAAAKLPPEALEAAHKERERLLTIPSASPEYGVIRTYLDWLTELPWAAATEDVLDITRARAVLDRDHYDLAKVKDRILEYLSVLKLKKDLKGPILCFVGPPGVGKTSLGQSIARALGRKFVRMSLGGMRDEAEIRGHRRTYVGALPGRIIQGLRKAGSRNPVFMLDEIDKLGQDFRGDPSAALLEVLDPEQNASFTDHYLNVPFDLSSVLFITTANLVDPLPPALRDRMETLELPGYTENEKIHIAAKYLVPKQVAAHGLKRAQAVLPRTTLQRIIGEYTREAGVRNLERQIAAICRKTARRVAEGRRGSRTVSPEALHGLLGPRLFEAEMAERQLEPGIATGLAWTWAGGDILFIEATRMPGRGQLTLTGSLGDVMKESAQAALSYVRANARKLGLPADVLKSTDIHIHVPSGAIPKDGPSAGITMLAALVSLLSGRAVQAGVAMTGEITLRGKVMPVGGIKEKVLAASRAGIRRIILPARNRRSQEDVPSEIRRKMKFVFVENAEAALRAALGPARRGEA, from the coding sequence ATGAGCGAAACGCCCGAACCCGGCGGGGCCGCCCCGGTTCCTCCGGCGGAGCCGCAGAACGGGGAGCGCACGAATTCGTTCCCGCCGGTGCTGCCCGTGCTGCCGATGAGCGACTTGGTGCTGTTCCCGTCCATGGTCGCGCCCCTCGTGGTCAACACGCCCAAGTCGACGAGGCTGATCGACGCCGTCACCGGGGGGCCGCGCCTGCTGATCACCGTCCTCCAGAAGAGCCGGGCGGCGTCGGACGACGCCGTCGGGTTCACGGACCTTTACGAATACGGGTGCGTGGCCCGGCTGATCAAGATGCTGAAGTTTCCCGACGAGACCGTGCGGATCCTCGTACAGGGCCTCTCGCGCTGCCGCCTGGCGCGGCCCCACGAGAACCCCGGATACCTGGAGACCTACCACGCGATCCTCAAGGACGAGGTCGAGGATTCCGTCGAAACCATGGCCCTGGCGCGCAACGCCTCGCAGAAGTTCCAGGAGATCATCACTCTCTCGCCCACGCTGCCCGAGGAGCTGAAGATCGCCGTGTTCAACGTCGACGGGCCGGGCGCGCTGACGGACCTGATCGCCTCGCACCTCAACATGTCCCTGGAGGACCGCCAGGCGCTGCTCGAGGAATACCGGGTCAAGGGCCGCTTGAGCCGCCTGACCACGCTGCTGAACCGCGAGTTCGAGGTGCTGCGGATGGGCACGGAGATCCAGCACAAGGTCAGCGAGAACTTCGCCAAGACCCAGCGCGAGTTTTTCCTGCGCGAGCAGATGAAGGCCATCCGCCAGGAGTTGGGCGAAAAGGACCAGCAGCAGATGGAGGGCCAGGAGATCGAGAAGAAGATCGCCGCCGCCAAGCTGCCGCCGGAGGCCCTCGAGGCGGCCCACAAGGAGCGGGAGCGGCTGCTGACGATCCCCAGCGCGTCGCCGGAATACGGCGTGATCCGCACGTACCTCGATTGGCTCACGGAGTTGCCCTGGGCCGCGGCCACGGAAGACGTGCTGGATATCACCCGGGCGCGCGCGGTGCTCGACCGGGACCACTATGACCTGGCCAAGGTCAAGGACCGCATCCTGGAATACCTGTCCGTGCTCAAGTTGAAGAAGGACCTGAAGGGGCCGATCCTGTGCTTTGTCGGGCCGCCGGGCGTCGGCAAGACGTCGCTGGGCCAGTCCATCGCCCGGGCGCTCGGCCGCAAGTTCGTACGCATGTCGCTCGGCGGCATGCGGGACGAGGCGGAGATCCGCGGGCATCGCCGCACCTACGTGGGCGCCCTGCCGGGCCGGATCATCCAGGGCCTGCGCAAGGCCGGCTCCCGCAACCCGGTCTTCATGCTCGACGAGATCGACAAGCTGGGCCAGGACTTCCGCGGCGACCCGTCCGCCGCGCTGCTGGAGGTGCTCGACCCCGAGCAGAACGCCTCCTTCACCGACCATTATCTCAATGTGCCCTTCGATCTTTCCTCCGTGTTGTTCATCACCACGGCGAACCTCGTCGATCCGCTGCCGCCCGCGCTGCGCGACCGCATGGAGACCCTGGAACTGCCCGGGTACACGGAGAACGAGAAGATCCACATCGCGGCCAAGTACCTGGTGCCGAAGCAAGTGGCCGCGCACGGGCTCAAGCGCGCGCAGGCGGTGCTGCCCCGGACAACGCTGCAGCGGATCATCGGCGAATACACCCGCGAGGCGGGCGTCCGGAACCTGGAGCGGCAGATCGCGGCGATCTGCCGCAAGACTGCGCGACGCGTGGCCGAGGGCCGCCGGGGCTCCAGGACGGTGTCTCCCGAGGCGCTGCACGGGTTGCTGGGGCCCCGGCTTTTCGAGGCCGAGATGGCCGAGCGGCAGTTGGAGCCCGGCATCGCGACCGGCCTCGCGTGGACGTGGGCCGGCGGCGACATCCTGTTCATCGAGGCGACCCGCATGCCGGGGCGCGGCCAACTGACGCTCACGGGTTCGCTGGGCGACGTGATGAAGGAATCCGCGCAGGCGGCGTTGAGCTACGTCCGGGCCAACGCGCGGAAGCTGGGCCTGCCGGCCGACGTGCTGAAAAGCACGGACATTCATATCCACGTCCCCTCGGGCGCGATCCCGAAGGACGGCCCCTCGGCGGGCATCACGATGTTGGCGGCCCTCGTGTCGCTGCTTTCGGGCCGGGCCGTGCAGGCGGGCGTGGCCATGACCGGCGAGATCACCCTGCGGGGCAAGGTCATGCCCGTCGGCGGCATCAAGGAAAAGGTCCTCGCGGCGTCGCGCGCCGGCATCCGGCGGATCATCCTGCCCGCCCGGAACCGGCGAAGCCAGGAGGACGTGCCCTCCGAGATCCGCCGCAAGATGAAGTTCGTCTTCGTGGAAAACGCGGAGGCGGCCCTGCGCGCGGCGCTGGGACCGGCCCGCCGGGGGGAGGCATGA
- a CDS encoding TatD family hydrolase: MFFDTHAHFDIFPAPAERRAVLARAAAAGVARIVAVGGSTELNRAALAAAAEAPAQVLASLGFDRDQACATPALAVLEDDLARPGVVALGEIGLDYHYEPETAAAQKALFAAQLEIACRRRQPVIVHSREADADTLDLLREHAAAWRGDPERIGVLHCFTGTADFAARLIDLGLMISFSGILTFRNAGPLREVARGLPADRLLIETDTPFLAPVPHRGQRNEPAWVVPVAEALAKIRNDSLERIAHSTTANAERLFLGAKS, from the coding sequence ATGTTCTTCGACACCCACGCCCACTTCGACATCTTCCCGGCCCCCGCGGAGCGGCGGGCCGTCCTGGCGCGCGCGGCCGCGGCCGGGGTCGCGCGGATCGTGGCCGTCGGCGGATCGACGGAACTGAACCGGGCCGCCCTGGCGGCGGCGGCCGAGGCGCCCGCGCAGGTGCTCGCCTCGCTCGGGTTCGACCGGGACCAGGCCTGCGCCACGCCGGCCCTGGCCGTCCTGGAGGATGATCTCGCCCGGCCCGGCGTCGTGGCGCTCGGCGAGATCGGCCTGGACTATCACTACGAGCCGGAAACGGCGGCGGCCCAGAAGGCGCTTTTTGCCGCCCAGTTGGAGATCGCCTGCCGGCGCCGGCAACCCGTCATCGTGCACAGCCGCGAGGCGGACGCGGACACGCTGGACCTGCTGCGCGAGCACGCCGCCGCGTGGCGGGGCGATCCCGAGCGGATCGGGGTGCTCCACTGCTTCACCGGCACCGCGGACTTCGCCGCGCGGCTGATCGACCTGGGCCTGATGATCAGTTTCAGCGGCATCCTGACGTTCCGCAACGCCGGCCCGCTGCGCGAAGTGGCCCGGGGCCTCCCGGCGGACCGGCTGCTGATCGAGACCGACACGCCCTTCCTCGCGCCCGTACCGCACCGCGGCCAACGCAATGAGCCTGCCTGGGTGGTGCCCGTGGCCGAGGCGCTCGCCAAAATTCGAAATGACAGCCTCGAACGCATCGCGCATAGTACCACGGCGAACGCGGAGAGGCTTTTTCTCGGAGCAAAATCATGA
- a CDS encoding outer membrane lipoprotein-sorting protein, producing the protein MIRRAAGMVLLACGVLGARAAMDDGPLLQPEASWPDAGELVRGVVAGLPDVPVVIHAQLQSKDRRGVIEGVLNAEMKLDWYGRPPTADYLIRDAFGAGREALRLSWSEPGRPAYGYRRGDPPAEAALPDLYRPIEGTDISWVDLSLSFLWWPGGRTVGMEKIKGRMCYIVDIPAPPGEPGNYAGVRLWIEPRIRIMLQAAAYDTGGEVLRLVEVKSFKKVRDLWLIQNLDVQTFPGRHRTSLRVRRVEVAGESVEESEPDDRGDG; encoded by the coding sequence ATGATCCGGCGCGCCGCGGGGATGGTCCTGCTGGCCTGCGGCGTGCTCGGGGCGCGGGCCGCGATGGACGACGGCCCGCTCCTTCAGCCGGAGGCCTCCTGGCCGGATGCCGGTGAGTTGGTCCGCGGCGTGGTGGCCGGGCTGCCCGACGTCCCCGTGGTGATCCACGCGCAGTTGCAATCGAAGGACCGGCGCGGCGTGATCGAGGGCGTGTTGAACGCCGAGATGAAGCTGGACTGGTATGGCCGGCCGCCGACGGCCGACTACCTGATCCGCGACGCGTTTGGCGCCGGCCGGGAAGCGCTCCGCTTGAGCTGGTCCGAGCCCGGTCGCCCGGCCTACGGGTATCGGCGGGGCGACCCGCCCGCGGAGGCGGCGCTGCCGGACCTGTACCGGCCGATCGAGGGGACCGACATCAGCTGGGTGGACTTGAGCCTGTCCTTCCTCTGGTGGCCGGGCGGCCGCACGGTCGGCATGGAGAAGATCAAGGGCCGCATGTGCTATATTGTGGATATCCCGGCGCCGCCCGGGGAGCCGGGGAACTATGCCGGCGTCCGGCTCTGGATCGAGCCGCGCATACGCATCATGCTCCAGGCCGCGGCTTACGACACGGGGGGCGAGGTGCTACGCCTGGTCGAGGTGAAGAGCTTCAAGAAGGTGCGCGACCTGTGGCTGATCCAGAACCTGGACGTGCAGACCTTCCCGGGGCGGCACCGGACGAGCCTGCGTGTCCGGCGCGTGGAAGTGGCCGGCGAGTCCGTGGAAGAGAGCGAGCCGGACGATCGTGGAGACGGGTAA
- a CDS encoding 3'-5' exonuclease, which produces MLKLKLDRPLAVFDIESTGINKKADRLIDLAVVKFWPDGRTESCTFRVNPERPIPPDATAIHGITDEMVKGCPTFQQVAPRVMDVLKDCDLAGYNILGFDIPLLTEEFSRAGLVFDMQNRRVLDAQRIFHKKVPRDLPAALAYYCGEMHLDAHDAMADVQATVRVLEGQFERYADLPRDLQALDEFCNPRHPEWVDRTGRFRWVNGEVVINFGKKQGVTLADMAKNDPGFLKWMLKGDFAPDALEIAKNALDGKFPRLPAG; this is translated from the coding sequence ATGCTGAAACTGAAACTCGACAGGCCGCTGGCCGTCTTCGACATCGAGTCGACCGGAATCAACAAAAAGGCGGACCGGCTGATCGACCTGGCGGTCGTCAAGTTCTGGCCGGACGGCCGGACGGAATCCTGCACCTTCCGCGTGAATCCCGAGCGGCCGATCCCGCCGGACGCGACGGCGATCCACGGCATCACGGACGAGATGGTGAAGGGCTGCCCGACCTTCCAGCAGGTCGCGCCGCGCGTGATGGACGTCCTCAAGGACTGCGACCTGGCCGGGTACAACATCCTGGGGTTCGACATCCCCTTGCTGACCGAGGAGTTCTCCCGCGCGGGGCTGGTCTTCGACATGCAGAATCGCCGCGTGCTGGACGCCCAGCGGATTTTCCACAAGAAGGTCCCCCGCGACCTCCCCGCCGCGCTGGCCTACTACTGCGGCGAGATGCACCTCGACGCGCACGACGCCATGGCGGATGTCCAGGCCACGGTCCGCGTGCTGGAGGGGCAGTTCGAGCGCTACGCCGACCTGCCCCGCGACCTGCAGGCGCTGGACGAGTTCTGCAATCCGCGCCACCCGGAATGGGTCGACCGCACAGGCCGGTTCCGGTGGGTCAACGGCGAGGTGGTGATCAATTTCGGAAAGAAACAGGGCGTGACGCTGGCCGATATGGCTAAAAACGACCCCGGGTTTCTCAAGTGGATGCTGAAAGGCGATTTCGCGCCGGACGCCCTGGAGATCGCCAAAAACGCCCTCGACGGAAAATTTCCGCGCCTGCCCGCCGGCTGA
- a CDS encoding sodium-translocating pyrophosphatase, whose product MDTTLLYLSLGAGILALVFAWWKTAWIYKQEPGTEKMQAIGAAVREGAMAFLSREYKVLAIVVVVVAALLAWLNQGAVKLVAVSFVVGALCSGVSGFFGMRVATASNMRTTNAARKGLASALQVAFSGGAVMGMCVVGLGLAGISLLTIVFFKKFGVTASSDVETLRATVLPIITGFSMGASSIALFARVGGGIYTKAADVGADLVGKVEAGIPEDDPRNPAVIADNVGDNVGDVAGMGADLFESYVGAIVSAMVLGATALVTSADKPVLNLVLLPLVIAGAGIVFSAIGTFFVRTREGGNPQKALNTGTIGAGLIMAIVSYWIVKAIAPATFELTAMTLRGGVVETFQEVYTATGIYWATIVGLVAGVIIGLLAEYYTAEGKGPSNSIADAAETGAATNIIAGLGVGMLSTALPVLVLGAAIILTYRMAGLYGIALGGLGMLATTGIQLAVDAYGPIADNAGGLAEMSGLEKEVRQRTDKLDAVGNTTAAIGKGFAIGSAALTALALFAAFRETVNLPVIDVTDPKVMAGLLIGGMMPFLFSAFAMTAVGQAAFAMVEEVRRQFKTIPGLLEGKEGVKADYARCVDISTAAAIKKMSVPALLGILTPVVVGFVFGKEMLGGLLAGVTASGVLMALFMSNAGGAWDNAKKHIEGGTHGGKGSPAHKAAVVGDTVGDPFKDTAGPSLNILMKLMSVVALVIAPILKAVSPLLK is encoded by the coding sequence ATGGACACGACCCTGCTCTACCTGTCGCTCGGCGCCGGGATCCTGGCGCTGGTCTTTGCCTGGTGGAAGACCGCGTGGATCTACAAGCAGGAGCCCGGAACGGAAAAAATGCAGGCCATCGGCGCGGCCGTCCGCGAGGGCGCCATGGCGTTCCTCTCCCGCGAATACAAGGTGCTGGCCATCGTGGTCGTCGTCGTGGCCGCGCTGCTGGCGTGGTTGAACCAGGGGGCGGTCAAGCTCGTGGCGGTTTCCTTCGTCGTGGGCGCGCTCTGCTCCGGCGTGTCGGGCTTCTTCGGGATGCGGGTGGCCACGGCCTCCAACATGCGCACGACGAACGCCGCGCGCAAGGGACTGGCCTCCGCCCTCCAGGTCGCCTTCTCCGGCGGCGCCGTCATGGGCATGTGCGTGGTCGGGCTCGGGCTCGCCGGGATCTCGCTGCTGACGATCGTCTTCTTCAAGAAGTTCGGCGTGACGGCCTCGTCGGACGTGGAGACGCTCCGCGCGACGGTCCTGCCGATCATCACGGGCTTCTCCATGGGCGCCAGCTCGATCGCCCTCTTCGCCCGCGTGGGCGGCGGCATCTACACGAAGGCCGCGGACGTCGGCGCGGACCTGGTCGGCAAGGTCGAGGCCGGGATCCCCGAGGACGACCCCCGCAATCCCGCCGTCATCGCGGATAACGTCGGCGACAACGTCGGCGACGTCGCGGGCATGGGCGCGGACCTCTTCGAGTCCTACGTCGGCGCGATCGTCAGCGCCATGGTGCTGGGCGCCACCGCCCTGGTCACCTCCGCCGACAAGCCCGTCCTGAATCTCGTGCTCCTCCCCCTGGTCATCGCGGGCGCCGGCATCGTGTTCTCCGCCATCGGCACGTTCTTCGTCCGGACGCGCGAAGGCGGCAACCCGCAGAAGGCGCTCAACACCGGCACGATCGGCGCGGGGCTCATCATGGCCATCGTCTCCTACTGGATCGTCAAGGCCATCGCCCCGGCGACCTTCGAGCTCACGGCCATGACCCTGCGCGGCGGCGTGGTGGAGACGTTCCAGGAGGTCTACACGGCGACCGGCATCTACTGGGCCACGATCGTCGGCCTGGTCGCCGGCGTGATCATCGGCCTGCTGGCCGAGTACTACACCGCCGAGGGCAAGGGCCCGTCCAACAGCATCGCGGACGCGGCGGAAACCGGCGCGGCGACGAACATCATCGCCGGCCTCGGCGTGGGCATGCTCTCGACGGCCCTGCCGGTCCTCGTGCTCGGCGCGGCCATCATCCTCACCTACCGGATGGCCGGGCTGTACGGCATCGCCCTCGGCGGGCTCGGCATGCTGGCCACCACGGGCATCCAGCTGGCCGTGGACGCCTACGGCCCGATCGCCGACAACGCCGGCGGCCTCGCGGAAATGTCCGGCCTCGAGAAGGAAGTCCGGCAGCGGACCGACAAGCTCGACGCCGTCGGCAACACGACGGCCGCCATCGGCAAGGGATTCGCCATCGGCTCCGCCGCCCTTACCGCCCTCGCCCTCTTCGCGGCCTTCCGCGAAACCGTGAATCTCCCGGTCATCGACGTGACGGATCCGAAGGTCATGGCCGGCCTGCTGATCGGCGGCATGATGCCGTTCCTCTTCTCCGCCTTCGCCATGACGGCCGTCGGGCAGGCGGCCTTCGCGATGGTCGAGGAGGTCCGCCGCCAGTTCAAGACGATCCCCGGCCTGCTGGAAGGCAAGGAAGGCGTGAAGGCCGACTACGCCCGGTGCGTGGACATCTCCACGGCGGCGGCGATCAAGAAGATGAGCGTGCCGGCCCTGCTCGGCATCCTGACGCCCGTCGTGGTCGGCTTCGTGTTCGGCAAGGAAATGCTCGGCGGCCTGCTCGCGGGCGTCACGGCCTCGGGCGTGCTGATGGCCCTCTTCATGTCCAACGCCGGCGGGGCGTGGGACAACGCCAAGAAGCACATCGAGGGCGGCACGCACGGCGGCAAGGGCTCGCCGGCGCACAAGGCGGCCGTGGTCGGCGACACCGTCGGCGATCCCTTCAAGGACACCGCCGGCCCGTCGCTGAACATCCTCATGAAGCTGATGAGCGTGGTCGCCCTGGTCATCGCGCCCATCCTGAAGGCCGTCAGCCCGCTCCTGAAGTAG
- a CDS encoding ROK family protein, whose product MKDGSGMRHAIGVDFGGTFIKMARVNERGEVEARAKIPTKEAPGLDGWLDAVGRGLEQLKDKTASADAPLAGLGVGVPGFVDFERGFIYDLANVPGWTNVHLAPRLEERFKLHVRVDNDVNVMALGECTYGAGRAYQHAVFVTLGTGVGGGIVINNQLYRGAYSMAGEIGHVSIRMDGIKSPQGRGGLEQYVGNRRLVERAAQALQQGRASLIRDLAGGDPAAITVELIARAAKQGDVLALEIFDFMADCLAAAFASVAYVIQPQAFIVGGGVAQSGPVLFDPLRRHLSERLSPVFAERIVIKPAELGNDAGVIGAATLAMME is encoded by the coding sequence ATGAAAGACGGCAGCGGCATGCGCCACGCCATCGGCGTGGATTTCGGCGGAACCTTCATCAAGATGGCCCGGGTCAACGAACGCGGCGAGGTCGAGGCCCGGGCGAAGATCCCGACGAAGGAGGCCCCGGGGCTGGACGGCTGGCTCGACGCCGTCGGCCGCGGCCTGGAGCAGTTGAAGGACAAGACGGCTTCCGCGGACGCGCCCCTGGCCGGCCTCGGCGTCGGCGTGCCCGGGTTCGTGGATTTCGAGCGCGGGTTCATTTACGACCTGGCGAACGTGCCCGGCTGGACCAACGTTCATCTCGCGCCGAGGCTGGAGGAGCGGTTCAAGCTGCACGTCCGGGTGGACAACGACGTCAACGTCATGGCCCTGGGCGAATGCACCTACGGGGCCGGCCGCGCCTACCAGCACGCCGTGTTCGTGACCCTGGGCACCGGCGTCGGCGGCGGCATCGTCATCAACAACCAGCTCTACCGCGGGGCCTATTCCATGGCCGGCGAGATCGGGCACGTGTCGATCCGCATGGACGGCATCAAGTCCCCGCAGGGGCGCGGCGGCCTGGAGCAATACGTCGGCAACCGGCGCCTGGTGGAGCGGGCCGCGCAGGCCCTCCAGCAGGGCCGCGCGTCGCTGATCCGCGACCTCGCGGGAGGGGACCCGGCCGCGATCACGGTCGAGCTCATCGCCCGCGCGGCGAAACAGGGCGATGTCCTGGCGCTGGAAATCTTCGACTTCATGGCCGACTGCCTGGCGGCGGCGTTCGCGTCGGTGGCTTACGTGATCCAGCCCCAGGCGTTCATTGTCGGCGGGGGCGTGGCGCAGAGCGGTCCGGTTCTGTTCGATCCCCTGCGCCGGCACCTGTCCGAGCGGTTGAGCCCGGTGTTCGCGGAGCGGATCGTGATCAAGCCCGCGGAACTGGGCAACGACGCCGGCGTTATCGGCGCGGCGACGCTGGCCATGATGGAATAA
- a CDS encoding NifU family protein, producing MEEQVKAYIEQIRPYIQSHGGDVEFVALQGQVVKLKLLGACRGCPGALMTLHHGIEAQLREVVNPDLSVERVD from the coding sequence ATGGAAGAACAGGTCAAGGCCTACATCGAGCAGATTCGCCCGTACATCCAGTCCCATGGCGGCGACGTGGAATTCGTCGCCCTGCAGGGACAGGTGGTCAAGCTCAAGCTCCTCGGCGCGTGCCGCGGCTGTCCCGGGGCCTTGATGACCTTGCATCACGGCATCGAGGCCCAGCTCCGCGAGGTCGTCAACCCGGACCTGTCGGTCGAACGGGTGGACTGA
- a CDS encoding TIGR03790 family protein has translation MRTKGPGVARYSGARLFCLALALWAGAARADDLARRTVVVANRRVPESLELARHYLQVRGIPEDHLCALDLPAGETLLREVYEVRLRDPLLAFLRERRLIEQARRPADSVRRHESEWQTLSSSVRYLVCMYGVPVRITDTRWRIGEIVANRLRRLDLKDAAAVDSELALLLHAAHPIRGPYTNPLFNQMSEADAPASASRVLIAARLDGPDPATVRRMIDDAAAAERLGLSGRAYVDRRGIKRGGYAMGDYWLAEAAERLAREGLEVVEDAAEPVWGPAFPMEHAAFYLGWYAEHVSGPFLRPGFRFEPGAVAYHIHSGSAAILRTASEHWAGPLLAAGAAATMGCVGEPLLNWTPYLSIFTDRLCRGLTFGESAYLAQPVLSWQVTVIGDPLYRPFLRPAETQAEHEEGPGWARVRVVNRLVRAGRFNVALGLCRRWIAETGSPLLKEKLAELYARNDLYAEAIAEYRAAAEQAATAETAVRSGALALRILRALDRGPEADALERALRERWKDSPVLPWLESGRVDSLPPEPRTPNPEP, from the coding sequence ATGCGGACAAAGGGGCCGGGCGTGGCGCGATACAGCGGCGCCCGGCTCTTTTGTTTAGCGCTGGCGCTGTGGGCCGGCGCCGCGCGGGCCGACGATCTCGCCCGCCGCACGGTGGTCGTCGCGAACCGGCGGGTGCCCGAGTCCCTCGAACTGGCCCGCCACTACCTGCAGGTCCGCGGCATCCCGGAGGATCACCTCTGCGCCCTGGACCTGCCCGCCGGCGAGACCCTCCTGCGCGAAGTGTACGAGGTCCGTCTGCGGGACCCGCTGCTGGCCTTCCTGCGCGAACGCCGCCTGATCGAGCAGGCGCGCCGGCCCGCGGACTCCGTGCGCCGCCACGAAAGCGAGTGGCAGACCCTTTCCTCCTCGGTGCGCTACCTGGTCTGCATGTACGGCGTGCCCGTGCGCATCACCGACACCCGCTGGCGGATCGGCGAGATCGTCGCCAACCGGCTGCGGCGGCTCGATCTCAAGGACGCCGCCGCCGTGGATTCGGAACTGGCCCTGCTGCTCCACGCCGCCCACCCGATCCGCGGGCCGTACACGAATCCCCTGTTCAACCAGATGAGCGAGGCCGACGCGCCGGCCTCCGCGTCCCGCGTCCTGATCGCCGCCCGGCTGGACGGCCCGGACCCGGCCACGGTCCGGCGCATGATCGACGACGCCGCGGCGGCCGAGCGGCTCGGGTTGAGCGGGCGCGCCTACGTGGACCGGCGCGGCATCAAGCGGGGCGGCTACGCGATGGGCGATTACTGGCTGGCCGAGGCGGCGGAGCGTCTCGCCCGGGAAGGCCTCGAGGTCGTCGAGGATGCCGCGGAGCCCGTCTGGGGCCCCGCCTTCCCGATGGAGCACGCGGCCTTCTACCTGGGCTGGTACGCCGAGCACGTGTCCGGCCCTTTCCTCCGGCCCGGGTTCCGCTTCGAGCCGGGCGCCGTGGCCTATCACATCCATTCCGGCAGCGCGGCGATCCTGCGCACGGCCTCCGAGCACTGGGCCGGGCCGCTGCTGGCCGCCGGGGCGGCGGCGACGATGGGCTGCGTGGGCGAACCGCTGCTCAACTGGACTCCGTACCTGTCGATCTTCACCGATCGCCTGTGCCGCGGGCTCACGTTCGGCGAGAGCGCCTATCTCGCCCAGCCGGTCCTCTCGTGGCAGGTCACCGTGATCGGCGACCCGCTCTACCGGCCGTTCCTCCGCCCGGCGGAAACGCAGGCGGAGCACGAGGAGGGCCCGGGGTGGGCCCGCGTCCGCGTCGTCAACCGGCTGGTGCGCGCCGGCCGCTTCAACGTGGCGCTGGGGCTCTGCCGGCGCTGGATCGCGGAAACCGGCAGCCCGCTCCTGAAGGAAAAACTGGCCGAATTGTACGCCCGCAACGATCTCTACGCGGAGGCCATCGCGGAATACCGGGCCGCGGCCGAGCAGGCCGCCACCGCGGAAACCGCCGTGCGCTCCGGCGCGCTCGCGCTCCGCATCCTCCGGGCGCTGGACCGCGGCCCGGAAGCCGATGCCCTGGAGCGGGCGCTGCGCGAGCGCTGGAAGGACAGCCCGGTGCTGCCGTGGCTCGAATCCGGCCGCGTGGATTCCCTTCCTCCTGAACCCCGAACCCCGAACCCCGAGCCCTGA